CTGGGACCATGGGAAAGCAGTCCTTCTTCTTAAAACAAACTCGCAAAATAAAAAGAGATAAATCCACAAACCGCTCACTCTAAATGTACAGGCAATCTCTCAAATGTTAAATTTTTTTGTAATGATTTTGGCAAATAGGCCGCCTATAAACACTGTCAGTTCAGTGTGCCTCGTCTCCCTTTTTTGAAGAAGCTGTAAATAACCACTTGGACACTGGCTATATTCTCTCTCGCCACAGAGGACTAGagttatctttcttttttgaacACAGGAGTGGTCAGTGCTCTCGGTAAAGACGGGGGTGGTATTGTCAATTCCTTGGAGTTGCTAGGCAGCCAGGAAAGCCAGAAGAATCTCAGGGGCTGGTTGTTCACTGGCAGAGCGGCCTTACAGCACTGAGACTGAAGCTAAACATCAGGAGAGAAAGCATTTGGGCTTTGTCTTTGTGGAAGAGCGATTCTTGTATGTTAGATTGGACAGAAATAACTTTAATCATCAGTTTAACTGCCGGGTGTGTCCCTTCCCCTATACCAAAACATTGCTTTCTGGATATTCTCAATTTAGGTGCGGAACTACCAAATCTTACCCATGTCGATGAATCTGAGCTTAGACTGTAATACAGTTGACTTAAGTGCTTAATTGTTGCATCTCCAGCTGTGTTAAGCACCTCCGACTGGCCGCACGCCGCTCTGATTGCCTTTATCCTGTGATCCACTCAGCTTCTCACATGAGAGGCACGGTGCTGTTCATCAGAACATCTGAGACATCTTGCGTGACATTACTGTAAACTCTACTGTTCTACTTTTTCATTCAAAGATGATTTCAGGTTCAGAAAACGCAGGAAAAGATGCACTGCTGGGCAAATTATCGCTCTTCTATGCTGGCTGCGGTTAGAAAATACAAAGCAACAGGAAACCGGCACTTGTAGCACAATAACTCGTGTTTgtcaaacataaaactaaaaacatggtttATTTTTGCAGGTGAAAATGAGGTTCTGGAGGCTCTGCAGAAGATTGCGTCAAAGAACAAAGTCTGGAGGTCTTACATCGGGATGGGTTACTACAACTGCTCGGTTCCGCCACCCATCCAGCGTAATCTCCTGGAGAACGCAGGCTGGTGAGTGCCTTCCTACACCCGCAGAAACCTCACGGGAATGTTAGTGGTGTGAGCTGGATTCTTGTTATGCCATCACAGATGATCAGTCATGTTTATTTAATAGTTTGGGCTACTCATTACTCTGGTGCTGAGTAACGTGCCTTTAATTGGAGGCCTTGTGACATGACTCTAAAAGACTCGTGAGAACGGATGATGTGCATCTCTCCAGCCTTCTGCTGAACAAGATTTTCTTTCACACAAATCCAAATCAGCCACCCCtgcacatgctttttttttttttctcaacttcCAGGCCGGACCTGAGGAGACATACAATGTATTCCTCTGTCCCGTCCCGCTTCCTTGAACAGCATCGACTTTGGGCCATTGTCCTGGTGTCCAAACTCGTTCTGTTGATTCATTGTGGGTTTTTGTCCTCAGGGTGACTCAGTACACGCCCTACCAGCCCGAGGTCTCCCAGGGTCGCCTGGAATCTCTCCTCAACTACCAGACCATGATCTGTGACATCACGGGTATGCCGGTGTCCAACGCCTCATTGCTCGACGAAGGAACGGCGGCTGCTGAGGCCATGCAGCTCTGCCACAGGTATTTACACTCAGCTGCTGACTGCAAACAAATGGCTGAAGTTGCACAGCAATCTTTGATGCTCAGAATGTTATCTGAAGCTTCACATGTTTTGCCCTGGTTACAGATTCCTCAGTTATCTGTGTCGTTTCCTTCTTGCAgacagaacaaaaaaagaaccttCTTCATTGACCCGCGCTGCCATCCCCAAACCATTGCTGTAGTACAGACCAGAGCCAAGTATGTATCACAAATGCGCTCAAGCTCCTATTGAAATCATGTGCGTGAACAGCAAAGACGAAACAAAACTGCTACATGTACCACAACTGTAAAATGAAGCATCCATTTACTGTGGTGCAACATTGAAGAGCTCAGTGTTTGCATGTACAGTTTATATGCTCGTATTCCTGCTACATCTGATGAACATCACATTTTCACTGTTGTTTTCAGCTACATTGGAGTCAAAACGGAACTGAAACTGCCTCATGAGATGGACTTCAGCGGGAAGGATGTGAGTGGTGTTCTCTTTCAGTATCCAGACACCGATGGCAGAGTGGAAGACTTCACTGCCCTCGTGGACCGGGCTCACAAGGGAGGGGTAAGAGACCTTTGACCCCCTACAACAGGTACAAGTCTTTTAGGCAAGTCTGCATGTAGTAACAAAGATGTGAAAGAAGAAAAGATGGCTTACTAAGATAAATGGGGTCTATAGCATGTATTCTTTGTTCCGTGTGGAGATTTAAAATTGGTGCCTGCAAACAAATTGATTTATCATCTTCTTTGGGTAATAAAGTGTCTTTATCAAGGAcacgtttatttatatagcacattaacaACCTCCCAGGCCACCCAAAGTGGTGCACAGTCTAGAgattaaaaacagaataaaaagaggaaaagggTAAAATGAATGTCGCCatcaactgtttaaaaaaaaaaaaaaaaaaaaaaaaaaagcaaaaagcggTGCAAAAAAAAAGGGTCATCAGTCGGTACTTAAAACCGAATCCAAATCCCATCCACGAGAGTCATTCTGATCACTGCTGCTCAGCTTAAAGTTTCACTGACACAGTTGTATAACTGGACAGAGGAAATAACTCTGTGCACTCTTAATGAATACATTGCTACTCATCTGTCTGTAACCATATGCAGTTAATGAACGACATAACTCACCACAGTtgtccattttctttctttccatccGCGCAGGCCCTGGCTTGCTGTGCCAGTGACCTGCTCGCCCTGTGCGTGCTGCGTCCCCCCGGAGAGTTTGGAGTTGACATCGCTTTGGGCAGCTCTCAGAGATTTGGGGTTCCTCTCTGCTACGGTGGTCCACACGCTGCCTTCTTTGCAGTGAGGGACAACCTGGTCCGGATGATGCCTGGCAGAATGGTGGGAGTGACCAGGTTAGAGAAAACTGTGCTCGTGGATCAGAAAGgcaacttttttgagaattAAACCCATGGGTGGAAAGTTGGAAAAAAGATGTTTGGATGTTTCAGGGATGCAGCCGGTAAGGAGGTGTATCGTCTCGCTTTGCAGACCAGAGAGCAACACATCCGCAGGGACAAAGCAACCAGCAATATTTGCACTGCACAGGTAAAaccattttgttcatttttgtgGTTAATGAATGTGTGAGAAAAAAATTAATGAGAGTTTGGACTGTCAAtcatgtagctgctgtttcattTTGCATGTAAATGACCTATTCCCCCCCCCTGTCCATTCCATGTTCTCTTTATCCCCTTAGGCTCTGCTTGCAAACATGGCTGCCATGTACGCTCTGTATCATGGTCCCCAGGGAGTTAAACACATTGCTGAGAGGACACACAACGCTGCCCTGATCCTCGCTGAGGGTAAAATTGTACacgcattttctttttcttctaaatTTTACTGGAATTCAGTCTGAGGAACTACAAACTGCCATTATGGGATGTTCATTATTCAATGAATATAAAAAGATGATGTTGATAAAGGTTAGAACTCAAGGATATAGAATATTgggtaattttttttgtaaataattctGACCAATTTCAGCATCCCAAATGCGCATTAAGCAGTTCCCTCCTACTCTCCGTTTCAGGTCTGAAGAGAGCAGGACACCGGCTGCACAGCGAGATGTTCTTTGACACGCTGAAAATAAACTGTAGCGTGGCTGCCAAAGACATCTTGGAGAGAGCTGTGCAGAGGGAGCTAAACCTGCGAGTATACTCTGAGGGAGTGGTCAGTATGATGATCTTTCAAGACGTGACTTGCCTTTGATGTCCAAACTTCATATTGACTAAACAGGATAATGACATCAAATTCAAAGGGGGGGGTTAAAATgctatttgattaaaaaaaaatcagttttgtcATTTAAAAACTCTGCATATCTATAAACCATAAAACCAAAGCAACCTCAGAATAAATGATGCATGCCCTCATTATTCAAATATTCAAAAGTAATACTTATCAAACTTAATTTCGTCTTTCGTAACTAATCACTTGAAAACAATTGTATCTCCTTTGCAGTGCTGATTGTGCTGCTCGTGGCACTGAATGGCTAATCATTAGTCCTCCCGCGGTCCTCACTGGACTGATTAGTCCTAACACATGAGTCAACAAGGTGGAGCGTTACGGATTCAAAAGTCTGACTGCCCGGCAAGATTAGATTTACAATCCTGCTGTTGGATATGCAGGAAAATATTTAGGCAACTTTTAGAGGGTGGCGTAACAAATAAAATCCAGGCTGATTTATCTTCTATATAGATGACTGTGGAGTTCGTTTCAGATATATTGAAACGGATATGACCGAACTAATTGTCACCAATTAGACAAAAGGCAACCATGTTTTGTAATTGTTCTGCTTTGTATTTTGGAAGAAaagttaagctttttttttttttttttttttttttttttttttttttttttttttttttttaaatgataaaaatgtCTTTTCTTGACTCTGAACAACCAGCTTGGCGTGTCATTGGATGAGACGGTGACTGAGAGGGACTTGGATGACTTGCTCTGGGTCTTTGGCTGCGAGTCTTCAGCTGTACGTTGATACTTACACTTATTTCTGTCGTGATTTAATGTTTCCACCCCTAAAGCATTGTGACTTACAGTTACTTCATGGATTGAAGGTAATTTCTATTGACATTTCCAGGAGTTGATTGCAGAAAAGATGGGCGAGCGGGTGAAGGGGATCATGGGAAGTCCTTTCAAAAGGACAAGCAAGTTCCTCACACACCAGGTCTTCAACAGGTTGGTTCTCAGTTTATTTTCAACACTGCTGCACACAATAACGATGTGCTATGACTTAGTACGGTCACTGGTTTCTACGAGATGTCTGAGCTGgtaaataaaattcagctttCGGTTTTTGTTGTCTGGCATCATTCGTGGCTGCTCCTCCTATGCCACTGGTATTAAAGCGGTTAAAGCAAGAGTTAAGTGAAGTGCTCTGAATTTTAACCGATCCCTGCCGTTCTAATATCTTCTTCGGTAGATGCTAAAATAGCGGTGTGAAGGGTCAACACGCGTCTCTCTTTGTTTCTAAAAGTGGAACACTTAATCTTTATTAGTGCAATAAAGTCAGTCCTCTTATCAAGACTTCTAATGTTCAAGTACTGTTGATTCTCTGACATGATCTACGACACCTGGTTAGGTAAAAAATGCTTATTCAACCAACCCAataatgcatttgctagatttAAAATCTGTTACATAGTGGCTTTTGGCCTCCCAGAATGAGAGGAGCTCGGTTGAAACTTGTGCTCTGTGTTTGGTTGATCTTCTTCTTCAGTTACCACTCTGAGACCAACATTGTGCGATACATGAAGCGCCTGGAGAACAAAGACATCTCCCTGGTGCACAGCATGATACCACTGGTTAGTTCCAACAACATATCTGAGCGACATGCTTTGATTTGCAAACAGCTGAGATTATTATGCTGTAAACTGAAGTAAAGTGGGAGTAAATAGTTTTTTCTCCTCAGGGCTCCTGCACCATGAAGCTTAACAGTTCCTCAGAGCTCATGGTAAGTTCATCGGTTTGTCTGGAAATTCTCACACAAGGTTTtacataatttatttatttatttatttattttttttttaaacccgtAGTCGTCGGGCCAGCTACCTTTACAGTAAATTCTTGTCAAGCAGCTCTTTCATGAGTTAAGTTTAACATGATGTGGTATTGGAAAGTGGAGTTCTGTCACTGCTGTCTCCTCTTTCAGCCCATCACCTGGAGAGAGTTTGCCAACATCCACCCCTTCGTGCCCCTGGATCAAGCAGAAGGCTATCAGAAACTTTTCAAGCAGCTGGAGAGAGACCTCTGCGAGTTGACGGGCTATGATAAGATCTCCTTCCAGCcaaacaggtgagaccatgAACCCGAATACCGCAGCAGCAAAGGCACATGTTTACGAACATTTGACACTACAGTTCTTATTTTAACTGCTGCCCTACATCATAAAGTTATTTTAAACCCATTAACTCCTCACTTGTGATGTTTGGCTCTAAAGAAATTTTGCTTTTAGTTGATAAAATATAACTGGTTAAATCTATGCTAGCATAATTGGTCGGGGGAAGCCAAATTTGGTTTGATATTACACCATTTTGGCCCAGAGAGGGACATATTACAAGCATTTGTTTACCTTGCAAGTCGGCTTACCTTCTTGTTTGGCTAAATTCATCCTCCCTGGTGTTGGCGTCCAAGAAAAGATGATTTGGATCTTGTAGAGGGCACGTTTAAGATGTGACATCAACAATGGAGGCTTCTTtaataatgattaaaaaaaaacacatcaggtTTAACATATGGTAATACCAGACATGGAGAGTATTTCACCCTTAAAAGAGGAGCAAAAATCAACACTGGTAATGATGGTTAATTCACCAAACTGGCTTCGATGAAAGCTTTTTAGAACCAACATACTCAGCAACTTGCTCCACTTCATAGATCTGATGGTTATAGATGGGCATGATGATATGatggcatatatatatatatatatatatatatatgctgaaCGTCACCAGCGAGTCTGAAAAATGAAGCTATTGGGAAAATGCCTCAACGTGCAATATCACTGATGCCCACAAGGGGTTTTGTTTTAGATGACGTCCCAATTAAAACGCACAACTTTTGAACTTTTAAAACAACTTTTGTCATGAAACAAATGCTGAGTCCCTAACTCACAGTCACTCACTAATCCCAACTGACTACTTAGGGAGTTGTATACGGAGAATTATGGGCTCATTGTAATGGGCGCTTTCAGGTGCCATGAATGATGTCACAGCTTTCGAGCACCAGGTCAAGGTCAGGTTTTGTAATGCACAGAGTGCATTTAGACTATTTTCCCTAAACGAATAAAGAGAAAATGACTTGGTGGTATCATTAATGTGAACTGAGCAGAAGATAATATTACAACCCCAAATTCCAAAAGAGTTGGGACACTGTAAAATGtgaattaaaaacagaattcaTTGATTTGCAAATGGACCAACCATAAACcaatatcaaatgttgaaagtgaaagGTTTTATTCTTTTCATGAAAATTCTTTTCGTTTCACCTGATAAAGTCCACACCCACCTCTGCTGTTATCGGCAGCATTGGTAAAGAGACTTGTCGTGCAGCTAGCTTTTAATCCAGTCTCTTTCTCCTCTTTTGGTAATGTCTGTAGACTGTTCTTTGGACTATAAAGAGGTCAAGTGTGAAGGATGCATGACCGCAGTATGTTTGCCTTGTTTTACAGTGGCGCTCAAGGAGAATATGCTGGCCTGGCAGCCATAAAAGCCTACCTGAACTCAAAGGGGGAGAGCTCAAGAAGTGTAAGTGTGCTTGAGTAATgtggaaataaataatggtCTAATTGGTCTGCTGTCAGACAAAAATCATTCTCAATGTGCACAAGTTAATGTGTAGATTTGATAGCCTTTGATATGGCCAACACAAATTGGATTAATTGAGAGGGCTGGCACCTAACCCAGATACCttttgggtgagaggcaggatgCACCCCGGAAAGACCGctaatccatcacagggccaacgcAGACGTGCACACAATACACACCGAGAAAACTAGTGGCTTTGCTTTGCAGAAACATTGAAACACTTGTTCAAAAACAGACGCAAGTTCTGCTCTTGTTTGGTTTACTGCAGATGAAAAGGTCTTGCTCAAATATTTGGATTTAATGGGTTGGCAGTTGGTGGGATTTTGATTTCTTTAGACGGAGCCAGGATATCCTGAGATGAGCTGATCTTTCCCGGCTTCCGCGTAACGTTTAACTCGCAGACATGAATATCTCTCTATATATCTCTCGTCCCATCTTGATCTAAGCAAGAATTTGAGCGTCACTCTTAACTTCATCGTTTGCACTGTTCTCTACCCAAAAGGGAGAAATTTAAGAGCCCAATGTGTGCAAACCTGTGGCTCAAGATAAATGGGAAATGATTCTTCAGCTGgcgtggaaaaaaaaagtgaaaccgttTTGGAAGACTAAAGGCTGCTCTGACAAGACTTGCATGGTTGATATGCACAGATGATTTATCGCCACTAGTTTCCTAGATAATGCTGACTCACTGATCCCTACTGAGGGAGGTTAATGTAGGGCATTGGCCTGGAAGCCACGCTATGTAACTTCTATCAGTTTGAGCGTCTGACGATTGGGTTTATTCTACGCTGCTACAACAGGTCGCTTTGACATAACCGATGAACATGTTTTAGATATCCTTGTTGAAAATTCCTTCAATACCCTGACATGCTGATTGATAGTAGCTCGAGGACAAGCGGAGATAAGGCTCCCAACTCCGATTAAAGAATGGCTGACTCGAGAATTTTTCTCTCGCAGTGTAATggccttttgtttttaattgctTCCTCATAAGTACATCTTAGATAGTGGCGCTGATACCTGGTAACAGTCAAGGTCCAAACTGACAACTGTGCAAACAAATGGGCTGAGAGCAGCGAGATCCGACTATAGGCTACCTGCTTTCAAGATTCCATATTTGGATGTTTAAGACTTTCACAGTTGGTCAGATGTAAGTGTTGGCCGACCCGCAGGTCTAACTGCCCCACTTTTCCTGCGTTGCAAAATGCCTGAAGTGTCATCCTAATAAGGGATAAAATCAATTAGTGGCCTGCTGGCAGGTTATTCATTAGTACCAGAGGTGGATGCTTGGTAGGTCAAAACTAACTTTGGTATTTCTTCACactgagctctttttttttttttttttttttttttttgtactcttaaaatgtgtttaatagTTCATTTTACAGTATTACAACTTAGGAGATCATGTCCCTGCTTGCTAACATACTTTCGATTTTGAATTAAATATATTTTGGCTGCCCCTGCCTCTCACACACATCTTGAAATTCTACCTTTTTGAACTGAGTAAAATCATCATCTGCCTCGAGGTTCGAGTTTTGCCGCAATCGGCTCATATTGAAAATGATCTCTGTGGCTCATCCATGCTCTTTGCGTTCCCTTTCTGTCGGGAACACCTAGGTCTGTCTAATCCCCAAATCTGCCCACGGCACCAACCCAGCAAGCGCTCAGATGGCGGGCATGAAGGTTCAGGTGGTGGAGGTGGACAAAGATGGCAACATCGACATAGTGCACCTCAAGGCCCTGGTGAGGAGAGCTGGATAATGTTGGCGCTTTGTAGAGTAACCAAGCTTGTTTTAACTTGGGGTTGATGTATCAAGTTGTAAAGATGACTACATATAAG
This Odontesthes bonariensis isolate fOdoBon6 chromosome 6, fOdoBon6.hap1, whole genome shotgun sequence DNA region includes the following protein-coding sequences:
- the gldc gene encoding glycine dehydrogenase (decarboxylating), mitochondrial, translated to MQSCAKSWKVLLAKSVNPSAQCRRLSEKSRVVWKLQCRTRLSSASLTTAARGLRTSAPVSSRQIDRILPRHDDFAERHIGPGEREKREMLDVLGLETVDQLIENTVPASICMQRSLKMDDPICENEVLEALQKIASKNKVWRSYIGMGYYNCSVPPPIQRNLLENAGWVTQYTPYQPEVSQGRLESLLNYQTMICDITGMPVSNASLLDEGTAAAEAMQLCHRQNKKRTFFIDPRCHPQTIAVVQTRANYIGVKTELKLPHEMDFSGKDVSGVLFQYPDTDGRVEDFTALVDRAHKGGALACCASDLLALCVLRPPGEFGVDIALGSSQRFGVPLCYGGPHAAFFAVRDNLVRMMPGRMVGVTRDAAGKEVYRLALQTREQHIRRDKATSNICTAQALLANMAAMYALYHGPQGVKHIAERTHNAALILAEGLKRAGHRLHSEMFFDTLKINCSVAAKDILERAVQRELNLRVYSEGVLGVSLDETVTERDLDDLLWVFGCESSAELIAEKMGERVKGIMGSPFKRTSKFLTHQVFNSYHSETNIVRYMKRLENKDISLVHSMIPLGSCTMKLNSSSELMPITWREFANIHPFVPLDQAEGYQKLFKQLERDLCELTGYDKISFQPNSGAQGEYAGLAAIKAYLNSKGESSRSVCLIPKSAHGTNPASAQMAGMKVQVVEVDKDGNIDIVHLKALVDKHKASLAAMMITYPSTFGVFEENIGDVCDLIHKNGGQVYLDGANMNAQVGLCRPGDYGSDVSHLNLHKTFCIPHGGGGPGMGPIGVKAHLAPFLPSHPVVAMQSVNSSSSLGTISAAPWGSSAILPISWAYIKMMGSKGLIHATEMAILNANYMAKRLESHYKVLFRGRKGFVAHEFILDVRPFKKTANIEAVDVAKRLQDYGFHAPTMSWPVPGTLMIEPTESEDKAEMDRFCDALLGIRQEIADIEEGRMDSRINPLKMAPHSLACISSSNWDRPYSREYAAFPMRFIRPETKFWPTISRIDDIYGDQHLVCTCPPMEAYESPYEEKIASS